From one Coffea eugenioides isolate CCC68of chromosome 11, Ceug_1.0, whole genome shotgun sequence genomic stretch:
- the LOC113751403 gene encoding zinc finger protein BRUTUS-like isoform X1: MAMPLTTAAGVQNGGVGVMAGPAIGQQMEMDQNGTVNRLKSSSPIRIFLFFHKAIRAELDGLHRAAMSFATNSNGSSCNYNSDIKPLLQRYRFFRSIYKHHCNAEDEVIFPALDIRVKNVARTYSLEHEGESVLFDQLFALLDSDKQNNESYKRELASCTGALRTSISQHMSKEEEQVFPLLIEKFSFEEQASLAWQFLCSIPVNMMAEFLPWLSSSISSDERQDMRKCLYRIIPEEKLLQQVIFTWMDGMKINKKRRSCEDDIASNLIRPSENRPCPCKSSTAEKRKFFPSTFSGLSHPIDEILHWHKAILKEINDIAEAARMIKSSGDFSDLSAFRERLQFIAEVCIFHSIAEDKVIFPAVDAGLSFAQEHAEEESQFEKFRCLMESIERAGANSSSGEFCSKLCSHADHIMDTLKKHFQNEEIQVLPLARRHFSYELQRKLQYQSLCVMPLRLIECVLPWLVGSLDEEEGRIFLKNMHMAAPASDSVLVTLFSGWACKGRPRSICLSSGGNGCCASKMLTESRESFDGFSCACSYSSKTGQSILIGEAVDDEIPVESGDSVILEESTSLVPVRSIELQKASVSNQSCCVPGLGVNNNNLGTSSLAAGKSLRSLSFGPSAPSLNSCLFNWETDISSNDCGSATRPIDNIFKFHKAIRKDLEFLDIESGKLGDCDEIFIRQFSGRFRLLWGLYRAHSNAEDDIVFPALESKETLHNVSHSYTLDHKQEEKLFEDISSALSELSQLCESLKSKSMTGDQSSGDDDSCSTTNSLRKYSELATKVQGMCKSIRVTLDHHVMREELELWPLFEMHFSVEEQDKLVGRIIGTTGAEVLQSMLPWVTSALTQEEQNTMMDTWKQATKNTMFSEWLNEWWEGSAASSEKSTSDNSISQGYDMHESLDQSDYTFKPGWKDIFRMNQNELESEIRKVSQDSSLDPRRKAYLIQNLMTSRWIAAQQKLPQARTDETAEDADVIGCSPSYQDPEKQVFGCEHYKRNCKLRAACCGKLFTCRFCHDNVSDHSMERKATSEMMCMKCLKIQPVGPVCTTPSCDGFSMAKYYCSSCKFFDDERTVYHCPFCNLCRLGNGLGIDFFHCMTCNCCLGMKLVDHKCREKGLETNCPICCDFLFTSSATVRALPCGHFMHSACFQAYARTHYVCPICSKSMGDMSVYFGMLDALMASEVLPEEYRNRCQDILCHDCDKKGSAPFHWLYHKCSFCGSYNTRVIKVDSNPNCST, encoded by the exons aTGGCGATGCCTTTAACGACGGCGGCGGGGGTCCAAAACGGCGGCGTTGGGGTAATGGCCGGACCGGCAATCGGGCAGCAGATGGAAATGGATCAGAATGGGACAGTGAATAGATTGAAAAGCTCGTCGCCAATTcggattttcttgtttttccatAAGGCAATTCGGGCCGAGCTGGACGGGCTTCACAGGGCGGCCATGAGCTTTGCTACGAATTCTAATGGCAGTAGTTGCAATTATAATTCTGATATCAAGCCTTTGCTGCAACGGTATCGTTTTTTCAGGTCAATATATAAACATCACTGCAATGCTGAGGATGAG GTAATCTTTCCTGCGCTTGATATCCGTGTAAAAAATGTGGCACGAACTTATTCTCTTGAGCATGAAGGAGAAAGTGTGCTTTTTGATCAGCTGTTTGCACTACTGGATTCTGATAAGCAAAATAATGAAAGCTACAAAAGAGAGTTGGCCTCTTGCACAGGGGCCCTTCGAACCTCAATCAGCCAGCACATGTCCAAGGAAGAGGAACAG GTCTTTCCATTGCTCATTGAGAAATTCTCGTTTGAGGAGCAGGCTTCATTGGCATGGCAATTTTTATGCAGCATTCCTGTTAATATGATGGCAGAATTCCTTCCATGGCTTTCTTCCTCCATTTCATCTGATGAGCGTCAAGACATGCGTAAATGCTTGTACAGAATAATCcctgaggaaaaacttcttcaaCAG GTAATATTCACCTGGATGGATGGCATGAAGATTAACAAGAAGCGTAGAAGTTGTGAAGATGATATAGCTAGCAACTTAATTAGACCAAGTGAGAATAGGCCTTGCCCTTGTAAATCTTCTACTGCAGAAAAACGAAAATTTTTCCCATCAACCTTCAGTGGTCTAAGTCACCCTATAGATGAGATATTGCACTGGCATAAGGCTATTCTAAAGGAAATAAATGACATTGCTGAAGCAGCTAGAATGATCAAATCTTctggagatttttctgatttgtCTGCCTTTAGAGAGAGGCTACAATTTATTGCTGAAGTTTGCATCTTCCACAG CATTGCTGAGGACAAAGTTATATTCCCTGCTGTAGATGCAGGATTATCTTTTGCTCAAGAGCACGCCGAAGAAGAAAGTCAATTTGAGAAGTTCAGATGTTTAATGGAAAGTATTGAACGTGCAGGAGCAAACTCCTCTTCTGGTgaattttgttcaaaattatGTTCACATGCTGATCATATAATGGATACCTTAAAGAAGCACTTCCAGAATGAGGAAATTCAG GTTCTTCCACTTGCAAGAAGGCATTTCAGCTATGAACTGCAGCGGAAGCTTCAGTATCAGAGCTTGTGTGTGATGCCTCTGAGGCTGATTGAATGCGTATTGCCATGGTTGGTAGGATCACTAGATGAAGAGGAAGggagaatttttctaaagaACATGCATATGGCAG CTCCAGCATCAGACTCTGTATTAGTTACACTTTTCTCTGGTTGGGCATGCAAAGGTCGTCCAAGGAGCATTTGTTTGTCCTCAGGTGGAAATGGTTGTTGCGCTTCAAAAATGCTGACAGAATCACGAGAGAGCTTTGACGGATTTTCTTGTGCCTGTTCCTATTCAAGCAAGACAGGCCAAagtattttgattggtgaggcAGTTGATGATGAAATTCCAGTAGAGTCTGGAGACTCCGTAATACTGGAAGAAAGTACAAGTCTTGTTCCTGTGAGATCTATAGAGCTCCAGAAAGCAAGTGTTAGTAATCAATCCTGTTGTGTTCCTGGGTTAGGAGTGAACAACAATAATCTGGGAACAAGTTCTCTTGCTGCAGGAAAATCTTTGCGATCCTTATCTTTTGGTCCTAGTGctccttcacttaattcctGTCTCTTCAACTGGGAAACAGACATCAGCTCAAATGATTGCGGTTCTGCAACTAGACCCATAGATAACATATTTAAGTTTCACAAAGCCATCCGGAAGGATTTAGAGTTTCTGGACATTGAATCTGGGAAACTTGGTGATTGTGATGAGATTTTCATTAGGCAGTTTAGTGGCAGATTTCGTCTTTTGTGGGGCTTATATCGAGCTCACAGTAATGCTGAGGACGACATTGTCTTCCCGGCTTTAGAATCGAAAGAGACTCTACACAATGTTAGTCACTCCTATACATTGGACCATAAGCAGGAAGAAAAGCTATTTGAAGATATTTCATCTGCGCTCTCTGAGCTTTCTCAACTTTGTGAAAGTTTGAAGAGCAAAAGTATGACAGGAGATCAAAGTTCAGGAGATGATGACTCTTGCAGTACAACTAATAGCCTGAGAAAATATAGTGAACTGGCTACGAAAGTACAGGGCATGTGTAAGTCCATCAGAGTAACATTGGATCATCATGTCATGCGTGAAGAACTTGAGCTGTGGCCATTATTTGAGATGCATTTTTCAGTTGAGGAGCAAGACAAACTTGTTGGTCGCATAATTGGTACCACAGGAGCAGAGGTGCTTCAATCCATGTTACCATGGGTAACATCTGCTCTTACTCAGGAAGAGCAAAATACCATGATGGATACTTGGAAGCAAGCAACCAAGAACACGATGTTCAGTGAGTGGCTAAATGAATGGTGGGAAGGTTCAGCTGCATCATCAGAGAAATCAACATCAGACAATAGTATTTCACAAG GCTATGATATGCATGAGTCACTGGACCAGAGTGATTATACTTTTAAGCCTGGTTGGAAAGATATTTTCCGAATGAATCAGAATGAGCTTGAGTCGGAGATAAGAAAGGTCTCTCAGGATTCTTCTCTTGACCCAAGAAGAAAAGCCTACCTCATTCAAAATCTTATGACCAG TCGCTGGATTGCTGCCCAGCAGAAGCTACCTCAGGCAAGGACAGATGAAACTGCTGAGGATGCAGATGTAATTGGATGTTCTCCATCATACCAGGACCCTGAGAAACAAGTGTTTGGGTGTGAGCATTACAAAAGAAATTGCAAGCTCCGAGCTGCTTGCTGTGGAAAATTGTTTACATGCAGGTTCTGCCATGACAATGTCAGTGACCATTCTATGGAAAG GAAAGCAACATCTGAAATGATGTgtatgaaatgcttgaaaattCAGCCTGTTGGGCCTGTTTGCACGACACCATCTTGCGACGGATTTTCGATGGCAAAATATTATTGTAGTAGCTGCAAATTTTTTGATGACGAAAG GACAGTATATCATTGTCCTTTTTGCAATTTATGCCGCCTCGGAAATGGACTTGGTATCGACTTCTTTCATTGTATGACCTGCAATTGTTGCTTGGGAATGAAATTAGTAGACCACAAATGCAGGGAGAAAGGTCTGGAAACCAATTGCCCCATATGCTGCGATTTTTTGTTCACATCAAGTGCAACTGTCAGAGCTCTCCCTTGTGGCCATTTCATGCACTCAGCTTGCTTTCAG GCATACGCTCGAACACACTATGTCTGCCCTATCTGTAGCAAATCTATGGGAGACATGTCG GTGTATTTTGGGATGCTTGACGCTTTAATGGCTTCTGAAGTGCTCCCTGAAGAATATAGAAACCGCTGTCAA GATATCCTGTGTCATGATTGCGACAAGAAGGGATCAGCACCATTTCATTGGCTGTATCACAAGTGCAGCTTCTGTGGCTCCTACAATACCAGGGTAATCAAGGTTGACTCAAATCCCAACTGCTCGACATAA
- the LOC113751403 gene encoding zinc finger protein BRUTUS-like isoform X2, translating into MAMPLTTAAGVQNGGVGVMAGPAIGQQMEMDQNGTVNRLKSSSPIRIFLFFHKAIRAELDGLHRAAMSFATNSNGSSCNYNSDIKPLLQRYRFFRSIYKHHCNAEDEVIFPALDIRVKNVARTYSLEHEGESVLFDQLFALLDSDKQNNESYKRELASCTGALRTSISQHMSKEEEQVFPLLIEKFSFEEQASLAWQFLCSIPVNMMAEFLPWLSSSISSDERQDMRKCLYRIIPEEKLLQQVIFTWMDGMKINKKRRSCEDDIASNLIRPSENRPCPCKSSTAEKRKFFPSTFSGLSHPIDEILHWHKAILKEINDIAEAARMIKSSGDFSDLSAFRERLQFIAEVCIFHSIAEDKVIFPAVDAGLSFAQEHAEEESQFEKFRCLMESIERAGANSSSGEFCSKLCSHADHIMDTLKKHFQNEEIQVLPLARRHFSYELQRKLQYQSLCVMPLRLIECVLPWLVGSLDEEEGRIFLKNMHMAAPASDSVLVTLFSGWACKGRPRSICLSSGGNGCCASKMLTESRESFDGFSCACSYSSKTGQSILIGEAVDDEIPVESGDSVILEESTSLVPVRSIELQKASVSNQSCCVPGLGVNNNNLGTSSLAAGKSLRSLSFGPSAPSLNSCLFNWETDISSNDCGSATRPIDNIFKFHKAIRKDLEFLDIESGKLGDCDEIFIRQFSGRFRLLWGLYRAHSNAEDDIVFPALESKETLHNVSHSYTLDHKQEEKLFEDISSALSELSQLCESLKSKSMTGDQSSGDDDSCSTTNSLRKYSELATKVQGMCKSIRVTLDHHVMREELELWPLFEMHFSVEEQDKLVGRIIGTTGAEVLQSMLPWVTSALTQEEQNTMMDTWKQATKNTMFSEWLNEWWEGSAASSEKSTSDNSISQGYDMHESLDQSDYTFKPGWKDIFRMNQNELESEIRKVSQDSSLDPRRKAYLIQNLMTSRWIAAQQKLPQARTDETAEDADVIGCSPSYQDPEKQVFGCEHYKRNCKLRAACCGKLFTCRFCHDNVSDHSMERKATSEMMCMKCLKIQPVGPVCTTPSCDGFSMAKYYCSSCKFFDDERTVYHCPFCNLCRLGNGLGIDFFHCMTCNCCLGMKLVDHKCREKGLETNCPICCDFLFTSSATVRALPCGHFMHSACFQAYARTHYVCPICSKSMGDMSVYFGMLDALMASEVLPEEYRNRCQV; encoded by the exons aTGGCGATGCCTTTAACGACGGCGGCGGGGGTCCAAAACGGCGGCGTTGGGGTAATGGCCGGACCGGCAATCGGGCAGCAGATGGAAATGGATCAGAATGGGACAGTGAATAGATTGAAAAGCTCGTCGCCAATTcggattttcttgtttttccatAAGGCAATTCGGGCCGAGCTGGACGGGCTTCACAGGGCGGCCATGAGCTTTGCTACGAATTCTAATGGCAGTAGTTGCAATTATAATTCTGATATCAAGCCTTTGCTGCAACGGTATCGTTTTTTCAGGTCAATATATAAACATCACTGCAATGCTGAGGATGAG GTAATCTTTCCTGCGCTTGATATCCGTGTAAAAAATGTGGCACGAACTTATTCTCTTGAGCATGAAGGAGAAAGTGTGCTTTTTGATCAGCTGTTTGCACTACTGGATTCTGATAAGCAAAATAATGAAAGCTACAAAAGAGAGTTGGCCTCTTGCACAGGGGCCCTTCGAACCTCAATCAGCCAGCACATGTCCAAGGAAGAGGAACAG GTCTTTCCATTGCTCATTGAGAAATTCTCGTTTGAGGAGCAGGCTTCATTGGCATGGCAATTTTTATGCAGCATTCCTGTTAATATGATGGCAGAATTCCTTCCATGGCTTTCTTCCTCCATTTCATCTGATGAGCGTCAAGACATGCGTAAATGCTTGTACAGAATAATCcctgaggaaaaacttcttcaaCAG GTAATATTCACCTGGATGGATGGCATGAAGATTAACAAGAAGCGTAGAAGTTGTGAAGATGATATAGCTAGCAACTTAATTAGACCAAGTGAGAATAGGCCTTGCCCTTGTAAATCTTCTACTGCAGAAAAACGAAAATTTTTCCCATCAACCTTCAGTGGTCTAAGTCACCCTATAGATGAGATATTGCACTGGCATAAGGCTATTCTAAAGGAAATAAATGACATTGCTGAAGCAGCTAGAATGATCAAATCTTctggagatttttctgatttgtCTGCCTTTAGAGAGAGGCTACAATTTATTGCTGAAGTTTGCATCTTCCACAG CATTGCTGAGGACAAAGTTATATTCCCTGCTGTAGATGCAGGATTATCTTTTGCTCAAGAGCACGCCGAAGAAGAAAGTCAATTTGAGAAGTTCAGATGTTTAATGGAAAGTATTGAACGTGCAGGAGCAAACTCCTCTTCTGGTgaattttgttcaaaattatGTTCACATGCTGATCATATAATGGATACCTTAAAGAAGCACTTCCAGAATGAGGAAATTCAG GTTCTTCCACTTGCAAGAAGGCATTTCAGCTATGAACTGCAGCGGAAGCTTCAGTATCAGAGCTTGTGTGTGATGCCTCTGAGGCTGATTGAATGCGTATTGCCATGGTTGGTAGGATCACTAGATGAAGAGGAAGggagaatttttctaaagaACATGCATATGGCAG CTCCAGCATCAGACTCTGTATTAGTTACACTTTTCTCTGGTTGGGCATGCAAAGGTCGTCCAAGGAGCATTTGTTTGTCCTCAGGTGGAAATGGTTGTTGCGCTTCAAAAATGCTGACAGAATCACGAGAGAGCTTTGACGGATTTTCTTGTGCCTGTTCCTATTCAAGCAAGACAGGCCAAagtattttgattggtgaggcAGTTGATGATGAAATTCCAGTAGAGTCTGGAGACTCCGTAATACTGGAAGAAAGTACAAGTCTTGTTCCTGTGAGATCTATAGAGCTCCAGAAAGCAAGTGTTAGTAATCAATCCTGTTGTGTTCCTGGGTTAGGAGTGAACAACAATAATCTGGGAACAAGTTCTCTTGCTGCAGGAAAATCTTTGCGATCCTTATCTTTTGGTCCTAGTGctccttcacttaattcctGTCTCTTCAACTGGGAAACAGACATCAGCTCAAATGATTGCGGTTCTGCAACTAGACCCATAGATAACATATTTAAGTTTCACAAAGCCATCCGGAAGGATTTAGAGTTTCTGGACATTGAATCTGGGAAACTTGGTGATTGTGATGAGATTTTCATTAGGCAGTTTAGTGGCAGATTTCGTCTTTTGTGGGGCTTATATCGAGCTCACAGTAATGCTGAGGACGACATTGTCTTCCCGGCTTTAGAATCGAAAGAGACTCTACACAATGTTAGTCACTCCTATACATTGGACCATAAGCAGGAAGAAAAGCTATTTGAAGATATTTCATCTGCGCTCTCTGAGCTTTCTCAACTTTGTGAAAGTTTGAAGAGCAAAAGTATGACAGGAGATCAAAGTTCAGGAGATGATGACTCTTGCAGTACAACTAATAGCCTGAGAAAATATAGTGAACTGGCTACGAAAGTACAGGGCATGTGTAAGTCCATCAGAGTAACATTGGATCATCATGTCATGCGTGAAGAACTTGAGCTGTGGCCATTATTTGAGATGCATTTTTCAGTTGAGGAGCAAGACAAACTTGTTGGTCGCATAATTGGTACCACAGGAGCAGAGGTGCTTCAATCCATGTTACCATGGGTAACATCTGCTCTTACTCAGGAAGAGCAAAATACCATGATGGATACTTGGAAGCAAGCAACCAAGAACACGATGTTCAGTGAGTGGCTAAATGAATGGTGGGAAGGTTCAGCTGCATCATCAGAGAAATCAACATCAGACAATAGTATTTCACAAG GCTATGATATGCATGAGTCACTGGACCAGAGTGATTATACTTTTAAGCCTGGTTGGAAAGATATTTTCCGAATGAATCAGAATGAGCTTGAGTCGGAGATAAGAAAGGTCTCTCAGGATTCTTCTCTTGACCCAAGAAGAAAAGCCTACCTCATTCAAAATCTTATGACCAG TCGCTGGATTGCTGCCCAGCAGAAGCTACCTCAGGCAAGGACAGATGAAACTGCTGAGGATGCAGATGTAATTGGATGTTCTCCATCATACCAGGACCCTGAGAAACAAGTGTTTGGGTGTGAGCATTACAAAAGAAATTGCAAGCTCCGAGCTGCTTGCTGTGGAAAATTGTTTACATGCAGGTTCTGCCATGACAATGTCAGTGACCATTCTATGGAAAG GAAAGCAACATCTGAAATGATGTgtatgaaatgcttgaaaattCAGCCTGTTGGGCCTGTTTGCACGACACCATCTTGCGACGGATTTTCGATGGCAAAATATTATTGTAGTAGCTGCAAATTTTTTGATGACGAAAG GACAGTATATCATTGTCCTTTTTGCAATTTATGCCGCCTCGGAAATGGACTTGGTATCGACTTCTTTCATTGTATGACCTGCAATTGTTGCTTGGGAATGAAATTAGTAGACCACAAATGCAGGGAGAAAGGTCTGGAAACCAATTGCCCCATATGCTGCGATTTTTTGTTCACATCAAGTGCAACTGTCAGAGCTCTCCCTTGTGGCCATTTCATGCACTCAGCTTGCTTTCAG GCATACGCTCGAACACACTATGTCTGCCCTATCTGTAGCAAATCTATGGGAGACATGTCG GTGTATTTTGGGATGCTTGACGCTTTAATGGCTTCTGAAGTGCTCCCTGAAGAATATAGAAACCGCTGTCAAGTATAG